One part of the Vicia villosa cultivar HV-30 ecotype Madison, WI linkage group LG6, Vvil1.0, whole genome shotgun sequence genome encodes these proteins:
- the LOC131614648 gene encoding uncharacterized protein LOC131614648: MIELLSLSNLTKLDFGALDISGKNYLTWALDAQIHLSAEGHGDTIKEGNKSSDQQKAKSMIFLRRHLHEDLKNEYLTVTDPHVLWKNLKDRYDHQKIVILPKARYEWMHLRLQDFKSVSDYNSAMFRITSKLLLCGEKVTDEDMLEKTFSTFHASNVLLQQQYREKGFIKYSDLISCLLVAEQNNELLMKNHEARPTGTTPFPEVNVARHDHYRKNRGRGRAYARGRGRGRGRNYAHGLGFDRGRNGNHKNTYFHPKWKNVEKNEKEGQSSKTNENICYRCGGKGHWSRTCRTPKHLIDLYQKSLKNKKEKIETHFANEDDDPDYGNMDVTHLDIGDFFTDPDGKIDHLIGDGSVNK, encoded by the coding sequence atgatagaaCTACTAAGTTTGTCAAATCTTACAAAATTGGATTTTGGGGCTCTTGATATTTCGGGAAAGAACTATTTGACATGGGCCCTAGACGCCCAAATTCATTTAAGCGCAGAAGGTCACGGTGACACTATTAAAGAAGGAAATAaatcatctgatcaacaaaaggcAAAATCCATGATATTCCTTCGTCGTCACCTTCACGAGGATCTTAAAAATGAGTATCTTACCGTAACTGACCCACATGTCTTGTGGAAAAATTTGAAAGATAGATATGATCATCAAAAAATAGTTATCCTACCAAAAGCTCGATATGAATGGATGCATTTACGTTTGCAGGATTTTAAAAGTGTAAGTGATTATAATTCTGCAATGTTTAGAATAACTTCTAAGTTATTATTATGTGGAGAAAAAGTAACTGATGAAGATATGCTAGAAAAAACATTTTCCACTTTTCATGCATCCAATGTGCTCCTGCAGCAGCAGTATCGAGAAAAGGGGTTTATTAAATATTCTGACCTAATATCTTGTCTTCTTGTGGCTGAGCAAAATAATGAACTATTGATGAAAAATCACGAGGCCCGTCCCACTGGTACAACTCCATTCCCAGAAGTGAATGTGGCAAGGCACGACCACTATAGGAAAAATCGTGGTCGCGGTCGTGCATACGCACGTGGACGTGGTCGTGGTCGTGGTCGTAATTATGCTCATGGTCTTGGTTTTGATCGTGGTCGCAATGGGAATCATAAAAACACATATTTCCACCCGAAGTGGAAAAAtgttgaaaagaatgaaaaagagggtcAGAGTagcaaaacaaatgaaaatatttGCTATCGTTGTGGAGGAAAAGGTCATTGGAGTCGCACTTGTCGTACTCCAAAACACCTTATTGATCTTTATCAAAAATCactgaaaaataaaaaggaaaagatcgAGACTCACTTtgctaatgaagatgatgatccaGATTATGGTAATATGGATGTTACCCATTTAGATATTGGTGACTTCTTTACTGATCCAGATggaaaaattgatcaccttattgGAGATGGAAGCGTCAACAAATAA
- the LOC131609980 gene encoding aladin-like, whose protein sequence is MASFPPPGSLTLCELNRDLITVDALSDDRADQTYGKHLGLVFSPVPFQPPPPPLENDVPEQEATAVVTVSRKGPLAVLQGLVNECLRRLVYPNDVHLLPEVNLQEVSWHLNRHIIAFISGPNQVLVHDYEDPDGKDSTILTNESQRDVKVLEWRPNGGRMLAVGCKSGICIWSASYPGNTASARSGTISYVGSLSRGSGIRYLLVDFLRSQNGEHVSALTWSPDGRYLASASYESSSFTVWDVAQGVGTPIRRGLGGISMLKWSPTGDYFFASKFDGTFYLWETNTWTSEQWSSTSSGFVKCATWDPDGRMVLLAFSKSSTLGSVHFASKPPSLDTHLLPVELPEILSLTGSQGIEKIEWDSSGERLAVSFKGGDDVYGGLIAIYDTRRTPLISTSLIGFIRGPGENPKPISFSFHGKFKQGPLLSVCWSSGFCCTYPLLFRSHMLT, encoded by the exons ATGGCTTCCTTCCCTCCTCCTGGTTCACTCACCCTCTGCGAACTCAACCGCGACCTAA TCACCGTCGATGCACTCTCCGATGATAGAGCCGATCAAACCTACGGAAAGCATCTC GGATTGGTGTTCAGCCCCGTGCCGTTTCAGCCTCCGCCACCGCCTCTCGAGAACGACGTTCCCGAACAGGAAGCAACCGCCGTGGTAACCGTTTCTAGAAAAGGTCCTCTGGCAGTTCTGCAAGGCCTTGTAAACGAGTGTCTCAGACGCCTCGTTTACCCTAACGAT GTGCATTTGTTGCCTGAGGTTAATCTTCAAGAAGTGAGTTGGCACCTTAATAGGCATATAATTGCTTTTATTTCCGGGCCTAACCAAGTGTTAGTTCATGATTATGAAGATCCAG ATGGGAAGGATTCAACTATCTTGACCAACGAGTCTCAGAGAGATGTTAAAGTGCTAGAGTGGAGGCCGAATGGTGGGAGGATGCTGGCTGTGGGTTGCAA GAGTGGAATTTGCATATGGTCGGCTTCATATCCCGGAAATACAGCTTCTGCTAGATCTGGTACTATATCCTATGTAGGAAGTTTATCGAGAGGCTCTGGCATTCGGTATCTCCTGGTTGATTTTCTTCGGAGTCAAAATGGGGAACATGTTAGCGCCCTTACTTGGAGTCCGGATGGAAGATA CTTAGCTTCTGCTTCATACGAGAGCTCTTCTTTCACTGTGTGGGATGTTGCTCAAG GTGTGGGGACACCTATTCGACGAGGATTAGGAGGCATATCAATGCTAAAGTGGTCACCCACTGGAGATTACTTCTTTGCTTCAAAATT TGATGGAACATTTTATCTTTGGGAAACAAACACTTGGACATCAGAACAATGGTCATCAACTAGTAGTGGTTTTGTCAAG TGTGCAACATGGGATCCAGATGGACGTATGGTACTGCTTGCATTTTCCAAATCATCAACTTTGGGATCTGTTCATTTCGCATCAAAGCCTCCCTCATTAG acACACATCTGTTACCTGTTGAGTTGCCAGAGATATTATCGTTGACAGGCAG TCAGGGAATTGAAAAAATAGAATGGGATAGTTCAGGAGAGAGATTGGCTGTGTCTTTTAAAGGCGGGGATGACGTATATGGGGGGCTAATCGCCATCTATGATACAAGAAGAACTCCTCTGATATCTACATCATtaat TGGATTTATAAGAGGACCCGGAGAAAATCCAAAGCcaatttcattttcatttcatgGGAAGTTTAAACAGGGGCCTTTGCTCTCTGTG TGTTGGAGCAGTGGATTCTGTTGCACTTACCCTCTCTTGTTCCGTTCTCATATGCTTACATAA